In gamma proteobacterium HIMB55, the genomic stretch AGTGCCGCTTGGATGCTGCTCGTCTACGCGCCAGTCTGTCACTGGGTATGGGGCGGTGGTTGGCTCGGCAACATGGGGCTACAGGATTTTGCGGGCGGCACCGTTGTTCACATCACAGCAGGTGTTGCGGCCCTTGTCGCCGCCGTGATGATGGGATCGCGACGCGGTTTTGGCCAAACTGCCATGCCACCACACAACCTTACTATGACGGTTACCGGTGCGGGTATGCTTTGGGTAGGCTGGTTCGGTTTCAATGCGGGCTCAGCGCTCGCTGCAGACAACAGCGCTGCGATGGCGATGTTGGTAACGCATCTTTCCGCCGCTTGTGGTTCTCTTGCATGGATGGCCATGGAATGGCTCCGCCACGGAAAGCCATCTGTCCTCGGTATTGTCACTGGCATGGTTGCTGGTTTGGGTACGATTACACCTGCCTCGGGCTCGGTAGGACCAGCGGCGGCCGTCGTGATTGGCCTATCGGCTGGCGTCGTTTGTTATTTCGCGACTATCACACTGAAAAACACGCTCAAGATCGACGATAGCCTCGACGTATTCCCAGTACACGGTGTGGGCGGTATGTTGGGCACCATCCTGATCGCTGTATTTGCATCGCCTTCGATTGGTATCTTCAGCGGTAATGGCTTCTCTGACGGCGTTTCGTCTATGGGTGGCCAGCTCTATATACAAGTCTTCGGTGTTGTCGTGACCTTTGCCTTTGCGCTGATCGGAAGCTGGGTGTTATTAAAAGTAGTTGATAGCCTGGTGGGTCTGCGTGTAGACGATGATGAAGAGACTGAAGGCTTGGATCTCGTCTTGCACGATGAGAGAGGTTACGACCTGTAAACAACTTGCTTGCAGAGAAAACAACTTCAGAAAAACGCCACTTCCACGTGGCGTTTTTTTTGGGGAGAAGTGGAGGAATAACCAAGTCTGACCGAAGCCCGGATGTGTCAATCAAAAATTTTAGATAAGTCTTGGGCGGGAGTATTATTTTGGCCGGAATTTAACTAGTACTTGGGTGCAGCAAATCCTAGGGTCCACTGGGGTTCGTCAATCTGAAGGTAACGCCAAACTGACCCCAAGTTTTTTGAAAATAGCAATCGACTCGGCAACCTCCCAGACGGTCAGTGGATGAGCGTTCTTCCAATCATCATTGAAGTTAACTTCAAGACTATCGCCCTCGGCTTTTGCGTAAAATTCAGGACTGATGGGTGGGACCTCTGCGTGCTTTAAGGTAACGGCTAATCGCAGTAGCACCAGCATGCGGGCGAATTTCTGTTGCTTACTCGTTGGTATGCTGTCAAACAGATAATTCGGCAACTTCCCTCTGTGCCCTCGCAATAGACGGCTAATAAAGAGCTGATCGCCTTGTGAGAACCCCGGCATGTCCGAATTCTCAATGAGATAGGCTGAGTGTCGGTTGTAGTGCTTCTGTGAAATAGCGATCCCTATCTCGTGAAGTCGGCCAGACCAAGATAAGAGATCGATATCATCGTCTGTTAGGTCCCAGGCGTTTGCTGTTTCGATGCCCAGTTGTTTAGCGTAAACACCCACTGAATCCGAATTTGCCATCTCTGCGGAATACCGTTGAAGCATGGCCTGAACGGTTCTCTCTCGCACGTCTTCGTGGCTGCGTCGGCCAATGAGGTCATAAATGACACCTTCTCGAAGGGCGCCTGAAGAGGTCCGCATAACCTCTACTTGCAACACATCGAAGATAGCCAGTGTGATTGCGACGCCTGCAGTGATGACACCGCGGCGGCGCTCATTGAGTCCCTCGAGATCGATTTCATCCACTGACTCGAACTTCAAAAGCGCTTTTTTGAGTTTCTTCAGGGATTTGTGATCGATACCGTCGCCACGCCAGCCAGCGGCCGAAATAAGTAGCTCCACAGCTTGCAGGGTGCCGGACGAGCCAACTGCCTCCACCCAATGCGCGTGTTTGAAATGGCGGCGGATATGAGAGACCTCAATGCAAGCTTGATCGTAGGCGGTTCTAAATCGCTTCTTATCGATTATCCCATCAGGGAAGAAGCGCTCGCTGTAACTAACGCAACCTAGTTGGAGACTTTCAAGTCGCTTTGGCTCGAACTGGTGTCCGAGAATGAACTCGGTGCTACCACCGCCGATATCGACGACCAAGCGGCTGTTTTTGTCGTCCGCAAGGGTATGCGCTACACCCAGATACACAAGTCGCGCTTCCTCGCGACCGTAGATGACATCAACAGGAACCCCAAGAATGGCTTCTGCAGGTTCTGTGAACACCTCTCGGTTATGCGCTTGTCGCAATGCATTGGTGCCAACCGCGCGGATTTTGTCGGGCTTTACCGATGCCAAAAGCTGTTGAAATCGTTCGAGGCAAGCAAGACCACGTGCTACGGCGTCCTCCGCCAGTTGGTGATTTTTAAGACCTTTGCCGAGTTGTACTTTCTCAGCGAGGACATGAAGTGGGCGGATCTCACCATGCTCCAGGCGCGCTACGATCAAGTGAAAAGAATTGCTGCCAATATCTATCGCCGCATAAATGGGATCATGATGGGAGGTATCGGGCGCGGATCGCGTCGGCTCGGTGTTCAAATTATCTACTCAAGGCGCGTGTCACTGAGAGGATATAGCAATCTTAGATGAAGCGGTGTGCCGGGACTTCATTAAGGGCCAAATTTAACGACTAAACTGTCGCGGTGTGCGCGCGGTGATACGGGTGCATAGTTCATAGCCAATGGTGTTGCAATGCGTGGCAACCTCATCCACGCTCGGCGTCCCACCCCAAAGCGTAACCTTGGTACCAAAATCAATGTCGGGGATGTCTGTGACGTCTGCGGTGATCATATCCATAGATACCTTACCGGCGAGCGGGATCGTACCGTAGGGCGTTCCAATGGGTGTTCCATCTGCGGCAGCTCGAGGATAGCCATCGCCGTAGCCCACGGGGATGGTCGCGATTCGGCTCCGTCTTTGGGCCACCCATCGCCCGCCATAACCAACGGTCTCGCCAGCCTCTATCCAGCGTGTCGCAGCCACTTTCGAGGTAAAGGTCATAACGGGGCTTAGCTGCAACCCTACTGGCAGGTCGATCAGGGAGCCTCCGTAAAGCGAATAACCAAGTCGTACCCATGACTCAGGGGGAGAGAGTGCGCCGACCGTGCTTGCTGAATTGGAGAAGCTTGCCTGCTTATCGCTCTCTGCCCCGTCGTTTTGGTCCTTTAACAGGTCATTCCAGCGCGCCGCCTGCCGATGGGTCAAGGCTGATTCAGCATCTTCAGCGTCAGCGAGATGGCTCATCAATGTGGTATTTCGGATGCCCGCGGCGTTTAGCGCTGACCTTGCGTCAGCAACATCATTCGGGTCAAAACCTAAGCGATGCATGCCTGTATCGACCTTTAGCCATACCTGATCAGGTTTATCGGTCTGGGCAATCAACCAGTTTAGTTGATGGTGATTCGATACCGCCGGCCACAGTGAGTGAGCAGAAATAGTGTCAAGGTCGTCGGAAGAGTGGGGTCCTTGCAACACCAGTATTGGTTTGTCGATGCCTGCTTCCCTGAGCTCGATGGCTTCTTCTGTAATTGCCACCGCAAATGCATCTACTGAGTGTTCTAATACCCGTGCACAGGCAAGGGCACCGTGTCCATAGGCATTGGCCTTGACGACTGCCATCTTTCGGCGCGATCCGGCTAGGCGACTTAGTGCTTCAAAGTTTTGAGCGAGCGCATCGAGATCAATATTGAAGTGGCTGGGCCGTGGCACGTTGGCTGTTCTCTCTTAACGGGGCATCACGACCGTGAGTCCGGCGTCCCTGTCGTTTTATGCGAAATGATCGAAGCGGTGTTCGGCGAACAACGCTTGTGCTTGAGACCAAACGGGCCCGGGTTCGCCGTTACCCACTGCGGTGCCGTCAATAGCCACAACAGGCTCGAGCTCTTTCGTTGAACTGCTCAACCACACTTCATCTGCAGACATCACCTCTTGTCGGGAGATAGGCTCTTCTCGCACCTCTAGTGTGCTGTGTTGTCTCAGTATTTCGATCGCCATATCTCGCGTGACGCCAGCCAGTTTATGGTTGTCGAGTTGGGGGGTTCGAACAATGCCGTTGGTGACCACAAACACATTGCAAGCAGCAGCTTCCGTGAGATTGTCCTCAGCGTCGAAAAGGATGATCTCACCCGCACCCGAACCCACGCCTTCCATCATGTGTAGCACATTACCCAGAAGCGACGTGCTCTTAATGTGACATCTCTTCCACCTCAAATCCTGACCAGACGAAACTTCCCACTGCGTCACTGTTTCTCGATTTCCGTTATCCGGTTCAGGGATGTCAAAGGTGTAGGCAAATATTGTGGGCTTTGGCTGTTGTGGGAAGGCATGGTTACGTTTCATCGTAACGCCGCGGGTGACTTGTAAGTAGATGCCTAAGTTCCCGTTGCCATTTTGCTCGAGCAATTCACCGAACATCTGATTCAGATCCGCGCGACTCCATGGAACGTCTATGCCAATTTCGCGCAACCCATTTTCGAAGCGAACCATGTGAAGTTCTGTTCCTATCGTTTTGCCACCGTATGAGGGGATGACCTCATAGATGCCGTCGCCAAATAAAAAGCCGCGATCCATCGGCGAGATTTTCGCTTCCTCGAGTGGAACGTAGTCACCGTTTAAGTAAGCGATTGCCATTATAAGATCCTTCACTGCTTGGGGCTTTTGTCAGCTAACCGAACGCCTTATATTAGTTCAGCACAGCGTTATATAAAAAGGATAAAAGAGAATGCCGACAATTACAGACCACGCGATTGCTACGCCTGATAAGCCTGCCTTCATTATGGGGTCGTCGGGGGAGATGGTTACTTTTGCAGAACTAGATGCTAGGGCCAACCAAATCGCGCAGTTGCTCCGGGCTTCGGGGGTTCAGACCGGCGAGCACATCGCCATGATGCTGAAGAACTGCCGAGAATTTTTCGAAGTCGTGTTTGGCTGTGCTCGTGCGGGCGTTGTCTTTACGCCTATCAGCACGCACCTCAAGCAAGATGAAACGGCTTACATCATCAATAATTGTAATGCGCGCTTGTTTATCGCGTCTGCTTCACTTGGAGACGTAGCCGCGGAGGCCGCGCAACATGCACCAGACCTCGTGAGGAAGTTCATCATTGGTGGCGAGGCCGCGGGCTTCGACGACTGGCAGACCGCAGTTTCTGAACAGTCAACGGACCCAATCGCTGACCAGAGTCTTGGCGTGCCCATGCTTTATTCGTCGGGCACCACGGGAAAACCAAAGGGTATCTTCCGAGCACCGGAGAACACTTCCCTCGACGCACCGCATCCTCTCAAACTCGCTGGAATGTATTTCGGCTTTAATGACTCGACGGTGTATTTGTCACCAGCGCCGCTCTATCACTCCGCGCCGTTGTTCTACAACACGCTCAACATGACCGGTGGTGGCACATCAGTCATCATGGAACGCTTTGATCCAGAGCAAGCCTTGGCCCTAATTGAACGACATAGCGCGACGCACAGCCAATGGGTACCGTCGATGTTTATTCGAATGTTGAAACTCCCTGAGGAAGCGCGAAGCAGCTACGATGTATCCAGCATGCGTTGTGCGATTCACGCCGCAGCACCATGTCCCATCGATATCAAACATCAGATGATTGAGTGGTGGGGACCGGTAATCTACGAGTACTACTCATCGACTGAGGGGGTGGGCTTTACCATCATTGATTCAGAGGGTTGGCTTGCACACCCGGGGTCAGTCGGTCGACCGCTCACTGGCGTGCCTAAAATTCTCGACGATGAAATGAATGTTTTGCCTCCCGGCGAAGTAGGGCAAATCTATTTCGACGAAATCGCTCGTTTCGAGTATTTCGATGAGCCAGGAAAAACCGAGGAAGCCTTTGACACACGTGGCTGGGGCACTGTCGGAGATATGGGGTACCTCGATGAGGAAGGGTATCTTTACCTGACTGACCGAAAGAACTTCATGATCATTACGGGAGGCGTCAATGTTTATCCCGCGGAGATAGAAGGGCTTCTGGTGACGCACCCGCAAGTCGCCGACGTTGCGGTATTTGGTATCCCGAACGAAGAGTTTGGGGAAGAGGTGAAGGCCGTAGTGCAGTTGCTGAACCACGCCGAAGCGGGTGATGAACTGGCTTTCGATCTTATACAGTGGTCAAAGGAGCGGCTCTCCTCCGTGAAAGTGCCCAAGAGTATCGACTTTATGGAGCAACTGCCTCGAATGGAGAACGGCAAGCTTTATAAGCGTCACTTAATGGATGCCTATAAATAATCTGATGCGTGGGAGTGCTGCTACATTGTGGGCAGCAGAATTTCTGAATCATCGGGCACCTGCCATTACTTTCGCTAGTCATGAAAAAAGGCGGCCTAGGCCGCCTTTTTTGTTGATAGAAGCGATAAGACTCTCGGACGTTACCTAACCCCCATGGTAGCTGCAGCCATAATGGTGAAGGTCGCGATAACCGGTATCACGACGGTTATCACCGCTGTATCCCGATAAGCTTCTTTGTGCGTCAACTGCGTGATGGTCAGCATGGTGATGACTGCACCGCAGTGGGGTAGCGAATCAAAACCACCCGCAGCGACGGTAGCTACACGGTGCACAACTTCGGGGTCCAAGCCCATCGCGATGTAGTCCTGCGCCATTGTTTGCATGAAAATCTGCAGACCACCCGATGCTGAGCCCGTAATTGCTGAGATGATACTGATTGAACTAAATAGCGAGAGAAGCGGTGGGAGACCTGAAGTCATGACGAGATCCCCGAACTGCTGAAACCCCGCTGTCTGCACGACCACACCACCGTAGCCAATGATGGCCGCGCTGTTCAGCATGGGCATAAGCGAGTCGTTGGTGCCGTTTCCCAGCGTCGTAAAGGCAGTCTCTCGGATGTTGCTGAACAGTGCGAGACACAAAATGGTGCCGATGCCCAAAGCGATACTCGGCCACATGATGGGCTGACTACCTGCAAACGCCATTAGCTCGCCTAATTGACCATCGCCACCGGGGAGTAAACGCGGAGAGATAATCAAGCCGATAACAATCACGAGAGGTAATACCGCTGCTGGCCATGACGGTAGATTGTCATCGGATGCCTCTTGAAGCACGTCTCGGGGCCCAGGTACAAAACCTTCGCCTGCGGCTTTTGCGAGGACACGCTGATGCTCTAAATACCAGATACCGAGGCCGATCATGACCGCAGCGGCAAGAAGGCTCAGTGTTGGCGCAGCTGTCAGTGAAGTACCCAAGGCTGAGGCGGAGATAGCGTTATGAATCGAGGGTGTGCCGGGGAGGGCGGTCAAGGTGAAGGTACCTGCTCCCAGCGCAAGTGCCGCGCAAAAGAGACGCTTTGGAATATCCGCTTCACGAAGTAATTGAAGGCCCAGTGGATACACGGCAAAGATAACCACGAACACAACAACGCCGCCGTAAGTCAGTGCTGCGCAAGCAAGTGTCGTGATTATCAGCGCTCGGTCTGCACCTAACTTGCGGACCAAGGCCATCGCAATACTGGCAGCAGCACCGCTATCACCCATGGCACGCCCAAAGATGGCGCCCGCCGCGAATAGAAAGAAAAATTTTCCGGCAAAGGTAAACGCACCTAGTGGGCCCGCCGCGAAGCCCGTTAACAGCGAATCCGCCAGAGGCATGGCATTGGTGATGATTACGAACAGCGCGCTAAGTATCGCGGCAAACATAATGTCGACACCACGCAGTGCCATCCAAATGAGTAGCGCAACGCTACCAATAAGACCGAGGTAGCCTATGATCTCCATCATTCGTCCTTAAGTTGTTTTGTTAGAATATTTATCGTTTTGTTAGCCCCGCTAGTTCGAATTGAACTAGAGCTAGGGCTGACCATACACTAGTCTCAAAAGGCAATCAGCAGGCAGTTCGTGGATACAAAAGAGCAGTCCTACAACGCGACGGGTATCCAACGTCACCGATATCTTGAAGTCCTTCATGAGTTTGCGATGCGTCAAGCCTCACTGCGGTTGGTAGACGATATTTGTTGGAATATCGCTAAAACCGCCATTGGCGAGCTGGGTTTTGTCGATTGTGTTGTCTATTTGGTAGATGAGACGCGTTCAAACTTGGTCCAGCGAGCTGCTCATGGCGATAAAAACCCTGAAGAGAGAGAAATCCTAGACCCGATCGTCATTCCGGTGGGAGAGGGTATTGTTGGGTCAGTTGCGGCGACCGGGAAGCTCGAATGGGTGAACGATACTCGAGTCGATAAACGATACATCCTCGATGATTCTTTTCGATGCGCTGAGTTAGCTGTCCCCATCCTCTTGGAAGGAGAGGTCATAGGTGTACTCGACTCGGAACACCCTGAGGCGCACTTTTTCTCCGATGAAGACGTCAAGCTATTCACTACGATTGCGTCCCTCGCATCAACTAGAATCCACACAGCGCTCGCGCTGGAACGGCTTGAACAGCAAGCCGAGGAGCTTATTCAGGCTCGGCGCGACGCTGAGATTGCGTCTGAGGCTAAGTCTCGATTTTTAGCCAGTATCTCGCACGATATGCGAACACCACTTACCGCAATACTTGGTTACTCCAAGCTACTAGAAGAGGGTAGTGGTAGTCAGGAGGAAATATCCTCGTGGCAGCGAGCGATTGTTGCCAACTCTGAATACATGGCGAATATGGTAGGGAATGTCCTGGATCTGACTGCGCTCGAGAGTGGCCAGCTCCATATCTCTTCAGATCGTATTGAAGTGAAGAGCTGGGCTTCAGATCTTGAATCCTTAGTATCCCAGAGAGCCGCAAAAAAGGGGTTAGCCTTTTCCTGCGTCGTTGATGGCGATGCGCGAAGCGAAATTTTTACCGATCGAGCCAAACTCACGGAACTGGTAATGAACCTGCTGACCAACGCGGTTAAGTACACGTTCACCGGCTCGATAGAGTTAAGAATATCGGGTACACATATCGAAGGCGCACCTGGCATAGAGTTATGCGTATGCGACACGGGCATTGGCATTGCTCCAGATGTTCAGCATCGCATCTTCGACCCCTTCACACGTGTGCACGATACCGAGCGCTTTCCACATATTGAAGGGACAGGACTTGGTCTCAGCATTGTTAGGCAATTTGTTGAGGCGCTCAGAGGATCGATCTCAGTAGAGTCCGTTGGTGGAAAAGGCACCTCAATTACCCTCGTTATTCCCGACTTATCCGAGCAGCCAAAGGACGAGCTAGCATCAGTCAGTAATGCTTCGCAAGGCGCGGAAGTACAAGGCCAAGAAGTTTCGGAGTCTGCGTCTTTGGAGGGGGTCAGTATTCTTTTCTGTGAGGACAGCGATACTGTAGCAACGCTCGTAAGGCTCGTTTTGGAGCGCGAGGGTGCGACTGTGACTCACGCAGAAAACGGGAAGAAAGGCATCGAGATTTTTTCAGAGTCGGGCGCCGACTTTGACTTAGTGATTACCGATATACAGATGCCAGTAATGGACGGTTTTAGTGTTGCTGAGGCGCTTCGTACAGCCGGATGGGCCAAACCGATCATTGCTCTTACTGCTTTTGCTACGGAGCATGACGCGGATAAATGCTTTGTATCTGGCTGTAGCCACTACATCACGAAGCCGATCGACGTAGCTACTTTTTCCGCTCGCGTTGCAAGCTGCCTCAACGAGCCTGCTGTTCAATCAGTGTAGGCGGCCCCCATCGTTGACAGCGGCTCCACCATTGCCGCTTTGGCTGCAGCTTCCGGACTCGATGCTGTTCCGATTTGCGCGCGCTTCCGAATACCCTGGGTGATCGAGGCAAGACGGAAGAAACAGAAGGCCATATAGAAGTTCCAGTCCTCGATACCGGGCTGACCCGTGCGCTCGCAATAGGTTTTGATGTAGCTCGCGTCGTCAGGAATATTGAGCTCCTCACGCGATAAGCCCGCAAGACCATTAATGCCGGCCTCGCGAGGGAATTGCCAAGCCATCAGCTGGTAGGCCAGGTCTGCCAGCGGGTGACCAAGTGTGGAGAGCTCCCAATCGAGGATGGCAATGATCCTCGGTTCTGTGGGATGGAAGATCATGTTGTCCAGTCGGTAGTCACCGTGAACGAGAGAGACGCGTCCGTCATCCTCTGGCATATTCTTGGGTAGCCAGTCGATGAGCTTTTCCATCTCCCGAATCGTCTCAGTCTCTGCTGCTCGGTATTGCTTAGTCCATCGCCCAATTTGACGCTCGAAGTAGTTGCCGGGTTTGCCGTAATCGCCGAGCCCCACCTCGTTGATATCCACCATGTGCATATCAGCCATGACACGGTTCATCTGGTCGTATATCGCGGCTCGGTCTTCATCGCTGACTTCGGGTAGAGCGGGATCCCAAAAAATTCGGCCCTCGAGGTATTCCATGATGTAAAACATGGAGCCTATAACCGATTCATCCTCACAGAGTGCAACGGGTGTGGGCACAGGTACATTGGTTGGGGCCAGGGCCGATAGCACCCTGAATTCGCGGTCAACAGCGTGCGCAGAGGCGAGAAGAGTGCCCTGTGGCTTGCGGCGTAACACGTACTGATTGTCACCAGCAGTGAGCCTAAACGTCGGGTTTGACTGGCCGCCGGCAAATTTCTCGGCTTTAAGTGGTCCGTCAAAGGGAGGAACGTGAGCCCTTATCCAAGTGTCAAGATGCGTTAGGTCGAGTCCCTGCGCCATTTTTTGCTCCCCAATCTAGCTAACTGCGGCGTGATTAAGTATTGTTCTTGAGCGCGTTATACACCCCGCGATGAAGACTCGCAATTGAGGCTCCGCGACGTGCATCACCGAGCAATCGGTTAATAATGATAACCACGAGTTGTATGGAGATAGTTTCGTAATGTCAGTTGTAGCTAATTTTAAAGAAGCCCTCGCCATGACTACGGCAGATGGCGGTTTGCTGGAGATCACCACCGTAGAGCGCGACGGCGTTCCGGTAAAGGCATTTGCGCAAGCGCCGGGATCGATGCGTGATCTGTGGGCACTCTCCACCGGCCACGGCGACGCAGAGTACCTGATTTACAACGATGAGCGCTGGACCTACGCGCAAACGGCAAAGATTGTTGCCGAGTTTGGTGGCTGGTTGATGGCGCAGGGCGTTGAGCCGGGCGACCACGTTGCTATCGCGATGCGTAACTATCCCGAGTGGATGATGGCGCACTGGGCGGTCAACAGCATTGGCGCGGCAATCGTTGGCATGAATGCGTGGTGGGTGGCTGATGAGATGGACTACGCGCTTAACGATTCCAAGCCAAAGGTATTAATCGCGGACGATCGTCGGCTCGAGGCTTTCGCAAAAATCCAAGACAAATATTCCGACATCAAAGTTGTCTCCGTTCGAGAGCCGAATTCGCCAGTCGAAGCGACCGATTTCCACTCGGCAATGGTCGAGGGGGCGCAGTTACCGGATATCGAAATCGATCCTGACAGCGTGGCGTGCATTTTCTACACCTCAGGTACAACAGGACGACCCAAGGGCGCGCAACTGACCAACCGCGGTTGTATCACCAATGTGTTGAACGTGGTTGCCATGGGTAGAGCGTTTGCAACTGCATCGGCGCTGGCGAAGTCTAGTGGCGATAAAGAGGTTGATGTCCAGTCACCTCCTGCGGCTACATCACTTATTGCCACGCCGCTTTTCCACGTGACTGCGAATAATTGCGCACTTCAAGCCGGAACACTCGCCGGTAACCGATTTGTGTTGATGTACAAGTGGGACACGGTCGAAGCGCTCAAGCTCATCGAAGCGGAGGGTGTTAACACCTTAAGCGCGGTACCTATGATGACACGTGAGCTTTTAACACACCCGGATTTTGAGGATTACGACACTTCGAGTCTTTCTAGTATGGGCGGCGGCGGTGCTGCGGTTCAGCCTGATCTTGTAAAAAAGGTAGATACCGTCACTAAAAAAGCGCGACCTGCTCAGGGTTACGGCATGACCGAAGTTTGTGGAATCATCACCTATATCGCAGGCGATGTATTCGTAGAACGGCCGTCTAGCTGTGGTTATCTTGCGCCGACCTTTGATGGAAAAGTGGTCGATAAGTCTGGGAAAGAATTGCCTGTCGGAGAGCTCGGAGAGATTTGCGTGAAAGGCGCAGCCGTTATCAAGGGCTACTTGAATCGTCCTGAGGCAACTGCTGACACCATCGTAGACGGATGGTTGCACACGGGTGACCTTGGCTACTTTGACGAAGAAGGCTTCCTCTACCTCGTGGATCGCGCGAAGGACATGATTCTGCGCGGTGGTGAGAACATCTATGGTGCTGAAGTGGAGTTTGCGGTCTTTGATCACCCCGCTGTACTAGAGTGCGTTGCCTTTGCCGTACCTGACGAGCGACTGGGCGAAGAGGTAGGCGTAGCCATTCACCTGAAGGATGGCGCAATGTTGGATGCGTCCGGACTCCGAGAGCACCTCTCTACGCGTCTCGCAGCGTTTAAAGTGCCTAAGTACATTTGGTTCCTCGCCGAGCCGCTTCCTCGAAACGCCAACGGCAAGTTCTTGAAGCGTGAGCTACGTGAAGTACTCGATCCTGCATCTGCAGACTGAGTAATACGCAAGGACTTAAAAACTGCATAAGGCAGTGCCTGCATCCAGTGATAGGCCTGCCTGGCGTTTAGCGCTGTTCTTCGGCGCGAACACTACAACTTTGAGGCAGAGAAAATGAGTGACTACGAAACCCTAGAAATCACGCGTGATGGCTCGGTGATGACGATCGCCTTAAACCGGCCAGAGAAAATGAATACGTTTAACACGGTGCTCCGACGCGAGATTGCAAGAGCGGCGATCGAAGCTGATCTCGATAAATCAGTCCGGGCTGTGATCCTAACCGGTAATGGGCGAGCCTTCAGTGCCGGTGCCGACCTCTCAGACGGCGATGGCATGGCTGACGGTAAGGCCGTCGAGAGTGATCTGAACTTTGAGTACAAGCCAGGCGTGCTGGCCATTCACAACAGCTCAAAACCTTGGATCGCTGTCATCAACGGCCCTTGTGCGGGTATTGCATACTCCTATGCCATGGCCTGCGATCTCGCTTGCATGGGCGAGAGCAGCTACCTCTATCAGCCATTCTCGGCAATCGGTCTGGTGCCCGATGGTGGCGCGACTTGGTTGATACCTAGGCTGGTGGGAACCAAGCGTGCTTACGAATTGATGGCGTTGGGGGAAAAACTGAGCGCTGAAAAGGCGATGGCAATGGGAATGGTCAATCGTGTATTCCCCGATGAAACCTTACGTGAGGACGGTCTCGCCTATGCGCAAGAGGTGGCTGAGAGATCGCCGCTGGCGCTTAGTTATACGAAGACTGCAGTGAACTTTGGGCAAACGCATAATCTCGATGAGACTATTAGCAAGGAGGCGGCACTACAGTCGATTTGTATCGACAGTGAAGATGCAAAAAATGCCGTGATCTCATTTTTTAATAAGCAAAAGCCAGTCTGGAAAGGCCGATAGGCACAAACGACGATAGTTGAAGATAGTGAGCCGTTGCACGACCTGCGCGTCCACTCTCGGGGGAAGCATGAAAAAAACACTCATCTCGGTTGCCTTAGGTACCCTGTTGGCTACCTCAGCATATGCGGCTGAAAAGCAAATATATTGGGGTGACACGCACCTTC encodes the following:
- a CDS encoding acyl-CoA synthetase (AMP-forming)/AMP-acid ligase II (PFAM: AMP-binding enzyme), translated to MPTITDHAIATPDKPAFIMGSSGEMVTFAELDARANQIAQLLRASGVQTGEHIAMMLKNCREFFEVVFGCARAGVVFTPISTHLKQDETAYIINNCNARLFIASASLGDVAAEAAQHAPDLVRKFIIGGEAAGFDDWQTAVSEQSTDPIADQSLGVPMLYSSGTTGKPKGIFRAPENTSLDAPHPLKLAGMYFGFNDSTVYLSPAPLYHSAPLFYNTLNMTGGGTSVIMERFDPEQALALIERHSATHSQWVPSMFIRMLKLPEEARSSYDVSSMRCAIHAAAPCPIDIKHQMIEWWGPVIYEYYSSTEGVGFTIIDSEGWLAHPGSVGRPLTGVPKILDDEMNVLPPGEVGQIYFDEIARFEYFDEPGKTEEAFDTRGWGTVGDMGYLDEEGYLYLTDRKNFMIITGGVNVYPAEIEGLLVTHPQVADVAVFGIPNEEFGEEVKAVVQLLNHAEAGDELAFDLIQWSKERLSSVKVPKSIDFMEQLPRMENGKLYKRHLMDAYK
- a CDS encoding H+/gluconate symporter family protein (PFAM: Citrate transporter), which encodes MEIIGYLGLIGSVALLIWMALRGVDIMFAAILSALFVIITNAMPLADSLLTGFAAGPLGAFTFAGKFFFLFAAGAIFGRAMGDSGAAASIAMALVRKLGADRALIITTLACAALTYGGVVVFVVIFAVYPLGLQLLREADIPKRLFCAALALGAGTFTLTALPGTPSIHNAISASALGTSLTAAPTLSLLAAAVMIGLGIWYLEHQRVLAKAAGEGFVPGPRDVLQEASDDNLPSWPAAVLPLVIVIGLIISPRLLPGGDGQLGELMAFAGSQPIMWPSIALGIGTILCLALFSNIRETAFTTLGNGTNDSLMPMLNSAAIIGYGGVVVQTAGFQQFGDLVMTSGLPPLLSLFSSISIISAITGSASGGLQIFMQTMAQDYIAMGLDPEVVHRVATVAAGGFDSLPHCGAVITMLTITQLTHKEAYRDTAVITVVIPVIATFTIMAAATMGVR
- a CDS encoding fused histidine kinase with GAF domain/response regulator receiver (PFAM: GAF domain; Histidine kinase-, DNA gyrase B-, and HSP90-like ATPase; Response regulator receiver domain; His Kinase A (phosphoacceptor) domain) → MDTKEQSYNATGIQRHRYLEVLHEFAMRQASLRLVDDICWNIAKTAIGELGFVDCVVYLVDETRSNLVQRAAHGDKNPEEREILDPIVIPVGEGIVGSVAATGKLEWVNDTRVDKRYILDDSFRCAELAVPILLEGEVIGVLDSEHPEAHFFSDEDVKLFTTIASLASTRIHTALALERLEQQAEELIQARRDAEIASEAKSRFLASISHDMRTPLTAILGYSKLLEEGSGSQEEISSWQRAIVANSEYMANMVGNVLDLTALESGQLHISSDRIEVKSWASDLESLVSQRAAKKGLAFSCVVDGDARSEIFTDRAKLTELVMNLLTNAVKYTFTGSIELRISGTHIEGAPGIELCVCDTGIGIAPDVQHRIFDPFTRVHDTERFPHIEGTGLGLSIVRQFVEALRGSISVESVGGKGTSITLVIPDLSEQPKDELASVSNASQGAEVQGQEVSESASLEGVSILFCEDSDTVATLVRLVLEREGATVTHAENGKKGIEIFSESGADFDLVITDIQMPVMDGFSVAEALRTAGWAKPIIALTAFATEHDADKCFVSGCSHYITKPIDVATFSARVASCLNEPAVQSV
- a CDS encoding putative aminoglycoside phosphotransferase (PFAM: Phosphotransferase enzyme family), with product MAQGLDLTHLDTWIRAHVPPFDGPLKAEKFAGGQSNPTFRLTAGDNQYVLRRKPQGTLLASAHAVDREFRVLSALAPTNVPVPTPVALCEDESVIGSMFYIMEYLEGRIFWDPALPEVSDEDRAAIYDQMNRVMADMHMVDINEVGLGDYGKPGNYFERQIGRWTKQYRAAETETIREMEKLIDWLPKNMPEDDGRVSLVHGDYRLDNMIFHPTEPRIIAILDWELSTLGHPLADLAYQLMAWQFPREAGINGLAGLSREELNIPDDASYIKTYCERTGQPGIEDWNFYMAFCFFRLASITQGIRKRAQIGTASSPEAAAKAAMVEPLSTMGAAYTD